The nucleotide sequence TTTGGAAATTTTTGTTGCTTACTTAGGTATTTGACGGCGATAGCGATGTGGGTTTCTACTGTTCTTGGAGAGATCTCCATAATTTCAGCAATCTCTTTATATTTAAATCCTTCTACCCTGCTCATTACAAAGATCCTTCTGGACTTTTTAGGTAGAACATTCAATATTTTATTTAAATAATGCTGAATACTATCTTTAGTTTCCTGAACGATCGTTTCTTCCTCGATACTAGGTGCATGCAAATAACCAGTATGATTAGAATGATCATCGAGATACTGAAGATCTATCTTATTAGTACTTTTTTTTAATAATTTATTTCTAACTGTTACAT is from Zunongwangia endophytica and encodes:
- a CDS encoding RNA polymerase sigma factor, which produces MIKPLKSIIPSKSTDQQLFRRMSNGEYKALNILFNKYYTPLCQFGRLYERDETLVEEKISDVFIQLWNKRKLLKDIANPKSYLYVTVRNKLLKKSTNKIDLQYLDDHSNHTGYLHAPSIEEETIVQETKDSIQHYLNKILNVLPKKSRRIFVMSRVEGFKYKEIAEIMEISPRTVETHIAIAVKYLSKQQKFPKP